A part of Primulina eburnea isolate SZY01 chromosome 10, ASM2296580v1, whole genome shotgun sequence genomic DNA contains:
- the LOC140802928 gene encoding zinc finger BED domain-containing protein RICESLEEPER 2-like, with amino-acid sequence MCLAAHFVDANCNLHKSILNFCPISGHKSEEIGKCIERCLLDSSIGTIFSITVDNASSNDGAIVYLQKKFDNWGNNILGGKYVHVRCIAHIINLVVQDGLKGNDEHVAISRVREAVRYIRLESADFELNLMAKRMKEKYDKYWGSTEKMNMILYYAVILDPRHKLEFVEFSFDRMYGNVGKNETMKEQVRLGLYELFGDYKLRHSNKLPDTSKSLCSSSNSSTLGSQVMSKKRLCEAEDKSEMAIRLSLKQEFKIYKSGGKGEVVKSELEKYLVEDVEEEKKNFNILQWWKDNSLRFPILSRMARDILAVPISTVALEAAFRTGGRAQKDNILLSPKKKPEPERIGYPKMQVVSRIGSGSGNENTTRKNRVPDPNYPKNPTLAHPYAGGSCVHAAW; translated from the exons ATGTGTCTTGCTGCTCATTTTGTTGATGCAAATTGTAACTTACATAAAAGTATTTTGAACTTTTGCCCAATATCTGGTCATAAAAGTGAAGAAATAGGAAAATGTATCGAGAGATGTTTACTTGATTCGAGTATAGGTACAATTTTTTCTATCACTGTGGATAATGCATCTTCGAATGATGGGGCAATTGTTTATTTGCAGAAGAAATTTGATAATTGGGGAAACAATATTTTGGGTGGGAAATATGTTCATGTAAGGTGTATTGCACATATTATTAATCTCGTCGTTCAGGATGGTTTGAAAGGAAATGATGAGCATGTAGCTATTTCGCGTGTTAGGGAAGCTGTTAGGTACATACGG TTGGAGAGTGCTGACTTTGAACTAAATTTGATGGCAAAAAGAATGAAAGAAAAGTATGATAAGTATTGGGGATCAACtgagaaaatgaatatgatTTTATATTATGCTGTGATCCTTGATCCGCGACATAAGTTGGAGTTTGTTGAATTTTCTTTTGATAGAATGTATGGCAATGTTGGGAAAAATGAGACCATGAAAGAACAAGTGAGACTTGGCCTTTACGAGTTGTTTGGTGATTATAAACTGAGGCATTCCAATAAACTTCCAGACACTTCTAAAAGTTTATGCTCTTCATCAAATAGTTCCACCCTTGGCTCGCAAGTTATGTCTAAGAAACGCTTGTGTGAGGCAGAAGATAAGTCTGAAATGGCTATTAGATTGTCATTGAAGCAAGAGTTCAAGATATATAAGAGTGGAGGAAAAGGTGAAGTAGTAAAGTCTGAGTTGGAAAAATATTTGGTTGAAGATGTTGAGGAGGAAAAAAAGAACTTTAATATATTGCAATGGTGGAAAGATAATAGTCTCAGGTTTCCCATTCTTTCTCGAATGGCTCGAGATATATTGGCAGTTCCAATTTCCACCGTTGCTTTAGAAGCTGCATTTAGAACCGGAGGGCGT GCACAAAAAGATAACATATTACTTTCTCCCAAAAAAAAACCCGAACCCGAACGTATCGGGTACCCTAAAATGCAAGTAGTGTCCAGAATCGGATCGGGTTCGGGTAATGAAAATACTACCCGAAAAAATCGGGTACCCGATCCAAACTACCCGAAAAACCCGACCCTTGCCCACCCCTATGCAGGAGGTTCTTGTGTTCATGCAGCATGGTGA